A part of Rhodopirellula bahusiensis genomic DNA contains:
- the rsmH gene encoding 16S rRNA (cytosine(1402)-N(4))-methyltransferase RsmH — protein sequence MTESQPLESNDQDSERSSAGVTSAETEHVSVMPNEIVQWVREINPTTIIDGTYGGGGHTRLLAEVLTDTGSASGTPRVIAIDRDPAVVRRDEQKPWIQDDPRIELFLGSYENSPKALDALDLTHADALVLDLGLSSDQLADRNRGFTFTIEDAELDLRFDPENGVPAYRWLQQHSEKEIADAIYQFGEERFSRRIAKQIFLRARERNPVTKVGELVEICRRCVPRSRNHDIHPATRTFQALRIAVNDELGGLTRTLQSAPDWIAPGGRAVIISFHSLEDRIVKNAFRDDERWEILTKKPLRPTDEEVQANPRSRSAKLRVAKRVE from the coding sequence GTGACAGAGTCGCAACCTTTGGAATCGAACGACCAAGACTCTGAACGATCTTCCGCGGGGGTAACCTCCGCGGAAACAGAACACGTCAGCGTGATGCCAAACGAGATCGTTCAATGGGTTCGGGAAATCAATCCCACCACGATCATCGATGGCACCTACGGTGGCGGCGGACACACCCGCTTGCTAGCCGAGGTGCTGACTGACACGGGTTCCGCTTCCGGCACACCACGCGTGATCGCAATCGATCGCGATCCGGCGGTCGTCCGTCGTGACGAGCAAAAACCTTGGATCCAAGACGATCCACGAATCGAGTTATTCCTCGGCAGCTATGAGAACTCGCCCAAGGCACTCGACGCGTTGGACCTGACGCATGCCGATGCCTTGGTGCTGGACCTGGGTTTGTCCAGCGATCAACTTGCCGACCGAAATCGAGGGTTCACCTTCACAATCGAAGACGCGGAACTGGACCTCCGTTTTGATCCGGAAAATGGAGTCCCGGCATACCGTTGGCTTCAACAGCACAGCGAAAAGGAAATCGCCGACGCGATCTATCAATTCGGCGAAGAGCGATTCAGTCGCCGCATCGCGAAACAAATCTTCTTGCGAGCCCGAGAACGCAACCCGGTCACCAAAGTGGGCGAGCTGGTGGAGATCTGCCGCCGCTGTGTGCCTCGTTCTCGCAACCATGACATCCATCCAGCCACTCGAACCTTTCAAGCGTTGCGGATCGCGGTCAACGATGAACTCGGTGGTCTCACGCGAACCCTGCAATCGGCTCCCGACTGGATCGCACCCGGTGGACGAGCCGTGATCATCAGCTTTCATTCGCTCGAGGACCGGATTGTCAAAAACGCTTTTCGAGATGACGAGCGTTGGGAGATTTTGACGAAGAAGCCGCTGCGTCCTACCGATGAAGAAGTCCAAGCAAACCCACGCAGCCGCAGTGCGAAACTCCGCGTCGCCAAACGAGTTGAGTGA
- a CDS encoding zinc ribbon domain-containing protein, with amino-acid sequence MTGRRIVCPQCSTTLQLPATMGAGKVKCPKCERMLAVRAPATVSVPEENLFDSLPSSGASNASPPSSVFRPAGPVTVYQPPKAAKKRGGGSNAALKIISTIAGVGVLSILMCAGGIFAIGYLGSRHSGWTSVKYKGYTINMPAGEDRRDKSQQFPGTTVHELTGRRKETGSQYSLVVAKLPSVIRQNIPIEELLRDMLIRLSNQYPVTRSGVNGMAGTMQSGVGGIEGSDCEIFVHNGNLIVAMYSPYSEIRDLVGGQREPRSNESELDKPSEFFESLEFK; translated from the coding sequence ATGACCGGACGTCGAATTGTATGCCCTCAATGCAGCACCACATTGCAGCTTCCCGCGACCATGGGTGCGGGAAAAGTAAAGTGCCCGAAGTGCGAACGGATGCTGGCCGTCCGGGCTCCTGCGACCGTCAGTGTGCCCGAAGAAAACCTGTTCGATAGCTTGCCCAGTTCGGGTGCATCGAACGCTTCGCCACCAAGTTCGGTTTTCCGACCCGCGGGACCCGTCACCGTTTACCAGCCACCCAAGGCCGCGAAGAAGCGTGGCGGTGGTTCAAACGCTGCTCTGAAAATCATCAGCACGATCGCCGGTGTCGGGGTGCTGAGCATCCTGATGTGTGCGGGAGGGATTTTCGCGATCGGATACTTGGGTTCGCGGCACAGTGGTTGGACGTCGGTGAAGTACAAGGGATACACGATCAACATGCCGGCGGGCGAAGATCGGCGAGACAAGTCGCAACAGTTCCCCGGCACAACGGTTCATGAGCTGACGGGCCGGCGGAAAGAAACCGGGTCTCAGTATTCATTGGTGGTGGCGAAGTTGCCCTCGGTCATTCGACAAAACATTCCCATTGAGGAGTTGTTGCGGGACATGCTGATCCGTTTGTCCAATCAATACCCGGTCACTCGATCGGGCGTGAACGGGATGGCGGGAACGATGCAATCAGGCGTGGGCGGAATCGAGGGCTCCGATTGCGAGATCTTCGTGCACAACGGAAATCTCATCGTTGCAATGTACTCGCCCTATTCCGAGATCCGTGACCTCGTCGGCGGCCAACGCGAACCAAGATCCAACGAGAGTGAGCTGGACAAGCCTTCCGAGTTCTTCGAATCATTGGAGTTCAAGTGA
- a CDS encoding ATP-binding protein yields the protein MASLFVIRGRDQGKHFQLAPTVTRLGRESSNNVQLLDNEASRSHAEIRGDGTGRRYELVDLGSSNGTLVNNRKITRHVLTSGDRVEIGSTLLIFTGTGNVSALDAAHGVDIVRQVRGGDASNIVSSLSREGVVSPYSPSDSSSTGTSSAKKSSSPAVLPPPIPPPIENGSAPPREEDKASSVVTAERTGQFHGPPVIGRLDADRSLEVMYLTAIAVGRTDDLDEVLDRVLRLVFDWVEADRGCIMLRDPESKRLTPAARCDRDSATDGTKPNRSAKTQDRIQISHTILDYVLQHKQGVRTNDALDDERFDSAASIVQGGVREALCVPLQGRYEIVGMLYVDTYTTPGELVRKGGATRFHDEHLRLITAVGHQAALAIEDTFYYSALLQGERLAAMGQTIATLSHHIKNILQGVRGGSYLIESGLQKDDTEAIRRGWSIVDRNQERISNLVLDMLTFSKEREPEMHEGNLNEVVHDVVELMQSRAGQGEIELTADLEETLPIAKFDGEAIHRAVLNLVTNAIDAATKTVVVKTFYDAAQGWIVDVEDDGEGVPEEDREQIFSLFESKKGARGTGLGLPVSAKILREHGGSLTVEDSPSGGARFRMILPATGTDISELSRSETQA from the coding sequence ATGGCTTCGTTGTTCGTCATTCGAGGACGTGACCAAGGAAAACACTTCCAACTCGCGCCCACGGTCACGCGATTGGGACGTGAATCCAGCAACAACGTGCAGTTGCTCGACAACGAAGCCTCGAGAAGTCACGCCGAAATTCGCGGCGATGGGACCGGACGCCGGTATGAGCTGGTCGATTTAGGCAGCAGCAACGGCACGCTGGTCAACAATCGAAAGATCACGCGACACGTCCTGACCAGTGGTGACCGAGTCGAGATTGGATCGACGCTGTTGATCTTCACTGGCACCGGCAACGTTTCGGCTCTCGATGCAGCTCACGGCGTCGACATCGTGCGACAGGTCCGCGGCGGTGACGCCAGCAACATTGTTTCGTCGCTGTCTCGCGAAGGGGTCGTCTCGCCGTACTCACCGAGTGACTCATCCTCTACCGGCACCTCATCGGCAAAGAAGTCGTCTTCGCCAGCGGTGTTGCCGCCGCCAATTCCACCGCCCATCGAAAATGGTTCGGCACCACCTCGCGAGGAAGACAAAGCGTCGTCGGTGGTCACTGCAGAACGAACCGGCCAATTCCACGGCCCGCCCGTTATTGGCCGACTCGATGCCGACCGTTCACTTGAAGTCATGTACCTGACCGCGATTGCCGTTGGGCGGACCGATGACTTGGACGAGGTGCTCGACCGTGTTCTGAGATTGGTTTTTGATTGGGTCGAGGCCGATCGCGGATGCATCATGCTTCGTGACCCCGAGTCCAAACGGCTGACTCCCGCGGCCAGGTGTGACCGCGATTCAGCGACCGATGGAACCAAACCCAACCGATCAGCCAAAACGCAAGACCGCATCCAAATCAGCCATACGATTTTGGATTACGTGCTGCAACACAAACAAGGCGTTCGCACCAACGACGCACTCGACGACGAACGATTCGATTCCGCTGCATCAATTGTTCAAGGCGGAGTTCGCGAAGCCCTTTGCGTTCCGTTGCAAGGTCGATATGAAATCGTGGGCATGCTCTATGTCGACACCTACACCACGCCGGGCGAGCTTGTTCGCAAGGGCGGGGCAACGCGATTCCACGACGAACACCTGCGGTTGATCACCGCCGTGGGACACCAAGCCGCGCTCGCGATTGAAGACACGTTCTATTACTCGGCGCTTCTGCAAGGCGAACGCTTGGCTGCGATGGGTCAAACAATCGCGACGCTGTCACACCACATCAAAAACATCCTGCAAGGGGTTCGTGGTGGCAGCTATTTGATCGAATCGGGTTTACAGAAGGACGACACCGAAGCCATCCGCCGAGGATGGTCGATCGTCGATCGCAATCAAGAACGAATCAGCAACCTCGTGCTCGACATGCTGACGTTCTCGAAAGAACGCGAACCGGAAATGCACGAAGGCAACCTCAACGAGGTCGTCCACGACGTGGTCGAGCTCATGCAGAGCAGGGCGGGGCAGGGCGAAATCGAATTGACCGCCGACCTGGAAGAGACGCTACCGATCGCGAAGTTTGACGGCGAAGCGATTCACCGAGCCGTGTTGAACCTGGTCACCAATGCCATCGATGCAGCGACCAAGACAGTGGTCGTGAAAACGTTCTACGATGCCGCTCAAGGCTGGATCGTCGATGTGGAAGACGACGGTGAAGGCGTCCCCGAAGAAGACCGCGAACAAATCTTCTCGCTGTTTGAATCCAAGAAAGGTGCTCGCGGAACCGGGTTGGGCCTGCCCGTCAGCGCCAAAATCCTTCGTGAACACGGTGGCTCGCTGACCGTCGAAGACTCACCCAGTGGCGGAGCTCGTTTTCGAATGATCCTGCCCGCCACCGGAACTGACATCAGCGAACTGTCTCGCAGCGAAACCCAGGCGTAG
- a CDS encoding tetratricopeptide repeat protein — MGISGPDEWADPIEKSLLQNQPTRWRLIAAERLESESSIRLVSGFEEEPNDVAVSAAARREGLRYLLHGEILQATGHEDRDDKISLSWRLTGLQPDASSAGMPVSIDEALIEQRYPQLMNVPDVAERTRQAAVLETKRLLAASVDRQQVTLASPRMLPGSRAVRRGNKLARSGNWPMAEQVWNGVLESQPRNPAALINASIAAAARQDFSAARERIAEAVRRSAFSPVNQSLAEETLVWIELRQRDYHEAFDLPPPPEGWLISRGSL; from the coding sequence ATGGGCATTTCCGGGCCTGATGAGTGGGCCGACCCGATCGAAAAATCTTTGCTGCAGAACCAACCCACGCGTTGGCGATTGATTGCCGCGGAGCGATTGGAGAGTGAATCGTCCATTCGGCTTGTTTCAGGCTTCGAAGAAGAACCGAACGATGTGGCTGTCAGTGCAGCCGCACGCCGGGAAGGTTTGCGTTACCTCTTGCACGGTGAAATCCTGCAGGCGACGGGGCACGAGGACCGCGACGACAAAATCAGTTTGTCATGGCGATTGACTGGTCTGCAGCCCGATGCATCATCCGCAGGGATGCCGGTTTCAATCGACGAAGCCCTGATCGAACAACGCTACCCACAATTGATGAACGTTCCCGATGTGGCGGAACGAACCCGACAAGCGGCCGTGCTGGAAACGAAACGATTGCTTGCCGCCAGCGTCGATCGCCAACAAGTCACATTGGCTTCGCCGCGAATGTTGCCCGGCAGCCGAGCGGTTCGACGCGGCAACAAGCTGGCTCGATCGGGCAATTGGCCGATGGCGGAGCAAGTGTGGAACGGCGTCCTGGAGTCTCAACCTCGCAATCCGGCAGCGCTGATCAATGCGTCGATCGCGGCCGCCGCGCGACAAGATTTTTCAGCCGCCAGGGAACGGATTGCCGAGGCGGTTCGTCGATCGGCATTCTCACCAGTGAACCAATCTCTGGCCGAAGAGACCCTGGTTTGGATTGAGCTGCGTCAGCGTGACTACCACGAAGCCTTTGACCTGCCACCTCCACCGGAAGGCTGGCTCATTTCCCGAGGAAGTTTGTAG